One Coffea eugenioides isolate CCC68of chromosome 2, Ceug_1.0, whole genome shotgun sequence genomic window, ctgccttcattcttcatttggtcagtgggatgaatatccgagcctgccttcactcttcatttggtcagtgggatgaatacCCGAGTCTGCCTTCACTCTTCatttggtcagtgggatgaatacccgagcctgccttcctTCTTCatttggtcagtgggatgactacccgagcctgccttcattcttcatttggtcagtgggatgaatacccgagcctgccttcactcttcatttggtcagtgggatgaatacccgagcctgccttcactTGGTTAGTTCACATAAAACTTTCGTAGACTTTTGAGAAAAAGACAAACAACTTCCTCTAAaattgccccagtgtgatgcttatcggattgtcagacctgcaagaaaagaaataatgGTAGATAATACCGCCACCATCCGATCAACCTCTTCTTCAAGAAAAGTGTAAACATGAGCATTTGGGCTTCTTTTTTGACGAAGCGAGCACTTCAACCCGACCCTGCAAACAATATCAAATTCCCATAATTCCTCATATTTAACCAATAGGCCAGTTAGTATCCACTTTCTTCGATAAATCATAGGGATTTCCATTTGATAGAACGAAAGAGACAAATGTGACCATGCAACACATGAAAAACATTCAAATTGTACATGATGAAAAATTCTTAACAATATAAACACAATCCTTCACTTTTATTGCatgaaaaatcatttcaaatagATAAGCTTGTATACTCAAACTTCGTGTTTGATAAGTCAAACACTTTGGTTTTCGAACAAAATGCCACacttgaccctttggatatcatttCTTCGGAAGTTCAATGCTTGACAAACAAAACCACAATGTGAGGAGGAATTCCAATGAACTAAGTCACCAGCTCTTCAGATCCAAACTCACTTTTCCTTATGAAACCCTACCtcagcgccctttcgggttttcactaaggttGCCCCCCGCccattgtgttttttttttcttctttttcttttttttcttctttttttcttctttttttcttcttttttttcttttttcttttttcctttaagGTGCCCTTGCGGGTTTTCACCTAACAAACAAATCTTGTCTATCGCCCATATTAATCCAGAAATGTGTTTTAAGAAATAATGGCATCAGTATAACAATCCTTCCCTTGCAAAAAAAGGTGAAGGTGTTTTTGACATCATGTGCCACTTGATTAGAAATCGTCCTAAAAAGGCAATATAacgaacagaagtcaggactttaggtttttgtaatggggtctggtggggtgcttagaaaaggttaaggcttgaaagcggatttcaaaagggGTTTACatgatctgagatcgcattgttacGCCAATCctatttttagggttaaatcaaaacctGCCCCAATTTATTGTCAACTGAAGCTCTTTTCTCTTTCCTCATCTTCGCTCTCCTTTCTTTctggccttctgccattcttttgaacttttccaaaaatttgccccagtttttaCTTAACGAGGttcccttttctttcatttttttttcacttttacttttactttttttttttttttgaaacccCTCCCCCTTTTCTTaactttttcaactcaaaacttgccccagtgtggggtttgcaattctcagtgGTTGTCAAACGAAATTATTTgctctgaaggctcaaaaatgGATAACTAGGGATATAATGTCTTAAtgggaaaagaagagggcctgactttcattccattcttTATATTGACcctaaaaggaaaatttcatgtatcatatgaaaaatttcttacacatgtccgaaTTGATTGGTTGAGGGAACACTTGCCCATCCATTTCTGCAAGAATGAGCGCTCCTCCGGGCAAAACTTTCTGGACAATAAAAGGGCCTTGCCAAATTGGTGCAAATTTCCCCTTAGCTTCCTCTTGTACTGGCAAAATGTGTTTCAACACTTTATCTCCTTCTGTGAATATTCGTGGTCTAACCCTCTTATTGTAAGCACGGGCTACCCTCTTTTGATAACATTGACCATGACAAATGGCATTTAACCTTTTCTCATCGATTAAAGACAACTGCTCATGACGTTGTTGAATCCACTCAGCCTCCTCCAGTTTGGCCTCCATTAAAATGCGCAAAGAAGGAATTTCGACTTCGGCTGGCAAAACTGCTTTCATTTCGTACATGAGATTGTAGGGAGTTGCCCCAGTAGAAGTCCGAATAGCAGTTCTATATGCCATTAATGCATAAGGGAGCTTCTCGTGTCAATCACGGTGTCTCTCAATCATCTTACAGATTATTTTCTTCAAGTTCTTATTTACAGCCTCTACTGCTCCATTCATCTGTGGCCTATAATTAGAGGAGTTTCGATGCTTGATTTTGAACTGTTCGCACAAACCATCCACCATGTTATTGTTGAGATTTTTGGCATTATCAGTGATTAATGTCTCCGGCACTCCAAAACGACAAATGATATGCTTCCTTAGAAAGTCCGTCACCACCTTCTTAGTCACATGCTTATAAGATTCAGCTTCAACCCACTTGGTGAAGTATTCAATTGCCACTAGAATAAATCGATGCCCATTTGAAGCGGGAGGGTCAATGGTTCCAATCACATCCATGCCCCACATTGAACATGGCCAGAGAGCAGTCATACTGTGTAATTCTGTGGGGGGAGTGCGTATAACATCTCCATGCAATTGACACTTGATGCATTTCCTAACAAAAACtacacaatcatgctccatagtaagccaaAAGTGTCCGGTCCTCATGATCTTCTTTGCTAATAAGTGGCCATTCATATGTGATCCACATACTCCACTATGTACTTCTTTCATCAGGTATTCTGCTTCGTCCTCATCAGCACACCTCAAAAGGCCCAAATCTGACGTTCTTTTGTATACCACCTCTCCGTTTAGGAAAAATTTGGAAGACAATCTGCGCAAGAAGCTTTTAGTAGTTGTATCGGCCCCAGGAGGATAGGATCCCGTTTTGAGAAATTCCTTGATATCATTGTACCAGGGACGGCCATCGAAAGACTTTTCCACAACTAAGCAGTGAGCAGGTTTTTCTTGTAGATGAATCTGGATGGGTTCAATTACCAACTCGTCTGGATGTTGAATCATCGAAGATAAGGTGGCAAGTGCATCGGCAAAGACATTTCTGACACGGGGAATATGCCGAAACTCCAAACTCCTAAATTTATTTGCTAACTCCAGTAAGTTGCAATGATAAGGCAAGATTTTTGAATCCCGAGTGATCCACTCCTTGAGAGTCTGATGTACAAGCAAATCTGAATCGCTGAACACTAGTAAATCCCTAATCTCCATTTCTAACgccatttttaacccaaaaatgcaagcttcatattcagccatatTGTTAGTACAGAAAAATCGGAGTTTGGCCGAACCAGGGTAATGCTTTCCTTCAGGCGATACTAGAACAGCCCCAATACCGGCCCCGAAGGAATTTGATGCGCCGTCAAAGAACAATCTCCACTCCGGGCATTGATCATTCATATCTTCTGCTATACCCACGAACAGGGCCTCCTCATCCGGAAAATAAGTGTGAAGCGGTTGATAATCATCTTTCAGTGGATTTTCAGCCAAATGGTCTGCCACAGCCTGGCCCTTGATTGCCTTTTGTGTAGTAAAAATAATGTCAAATTCCGAAAGAATCATCTGCCATTTTGCCATACGCCCAGTTGGCATAAGCTTTCCCAACAGATATTTCAAAGGGTCGGAGCGGGAAATGAGGTAAGTAGTATGACTGAGCAAGTAATGCCTCAGCTTTTGAGCGGCCCAAGCTAAGGCACAGCAACTCCTCTCAAGAAAGGAATAGTTGGCCTCATACGCAGTGAACTTCTTACTGAGGTAATAGATGGCTTGCTCTCTCTTCCCCGATTCGTCGTGTTGTCCCATTACACATCCCATAGCTTCGTCCAGCACCGATAGATACATGATCAAAGGTCGCCCGGGTTTGGGTGGCACTAAAACTGGGGGGGTGCAACAAGTAgtctttaattttatcaaacgcctGCTGGCATTCTTCACTCCAATGCAGTGGCACATTTTTCTTCAATAACTTGAACAAAGGCTCACATGTGTGGGTCAACTGAGCGATGAATCTCCCAATAAAATTAATCTTCCCTAAAAAACTCTTCACGTCCTTTTGCGTTCTTGGCACTGGCATCTCACGAATGGCTTTAATTTTTGCCGGGTCTATCTCTATACCCTTCTTACTGACAATGAATCCCAATAACTTTCCGGCAGGGGCCCCGAATGCACACTTTGCAGGGTTTAGTTTCAAATCATATTTTCTCAATCTTTCAAATAACCTTTCCAAGTCAATCAAGTGATCCTCCGCTCTCTCGGATTTGATAATGATATCGTCCACATAAACCTCCATCTCCTTATGAATCATATCGTGGAACAGGGTGGTCATAGTCCTTTGATAGGTGGCGCCGgcatttttcaatccaaatggcattactcgGTAGCAAAATGTCCCCCAGGGCGTGATAAAAGCAGTTTTCTCCCTGTCCTCCTCTGCCATTAAGATCTGGTGATATCCGGCGAAACAGTCAGCAAATGATGCGATCTCATGTCCTGCGGTATTGTCCAGAAGAATATGAATGTTCGGCAACGGAAAATCATCTTTTGGGCTGGCTTTATTAAGATCCCTGTAATCGACACATACTCGTACTTCTCCACTTTTCTTCGGAACAGGTACGGGATTTGAAAGCCAAATGGGATAGTGAGACACCATGACAATTCTAGCATTGAGCTGCTTCTCGATCTGTTCCTTAATCTTAAAGCTCATATCTGGCTTAAACTTGCGAGGTTTTTGTTTCACTGGTGGAAAATTTGGATCAGTTGGCAATCGATGGACCACTATATCTGTTGAAATTCCAGGCATATCAACATAGGACCAAGGAAATACATCTTGAAACATGGTCAAGAACTCAATCATCTCTTTTCTCTGTTtcttattcaaatgaatactaatttttATCTCCTTAACCTCAGTCTCAGTGCCAATATTAaccacttctgtttcttctAAGTTCGGTTTGGattcatattgttcaagatcCTTTAATAAAGACTCAGATTCCTCCTCGTTATCGCTCTCGTCTTGAATTTCggattccaaaatttcaaagtCGTGAGGGATATCGAGATCACAATCATCAAATTCCGaaatagtgatatccaaagggtcaatgtgttttatttttggccatctgaaaaagAATAAGATAAATGCAATAGTAAGTAAGTTAAAACATTTCGGGAGAAGTAAACACTGTGCATTTCATTGAAAT contains:
- the LOC113759940 gene encoding uncharacterized protein LOC113759940; protein product: MAKWQMILSEFDIIFTTQKAIKGQAVADHLAENPLKDDYQPLHTYFPDEEALFVGIAEDMNDQCPEWRLFFDGASNSFGAGIGAVLVSPEGKHYPGSAKLRFFCTNNMAEYEACIFGLKMALEMEIRDLLVFSDSDLLVHQTLKEWITRDSKILPYHCNLLELANKFRSLEFRHIPRVRNVFADALATLSSMIQHPDELVIEPIQIHLQEKPAHCLVVEKSFDGRPWYNDIKEFLKTGSYPPGADTTTKSFLRRLSSKFFLNGEVVYKRTSDLGLLRCADEDEAEYLMKEVHSGVCGSHMNGHLLAKKIMRTGHFWLTMEHDCVVFVRKCIKCQLHGDVIRTPPTELHSMTALWPCSMWGMDVIGTIDPPASNGHRFILVAIEYFTKWVEAESYKHVTKKVVTDFLRKHIICRFGVPETLITDNAKNLNNNMVDGLCEQFKIKHRNSSNYRPQMNGAVEAVNKNLKKIICKMIERHRD